A stretch of DNA from Methylobacterium sp. CB376:
AGCCTGCGCCGCATCAGGTTACAGACACGTTCGTTAGGCTGTGCCGGCTCTCTCAAATGCCCGGAGCACCTGATTCGCGTGGTACGGCTTGGGCAGGAACTCACCGTGGTCAGGCACATCGCGGCGGGCAGGGCGATAGCGCCCGGACGTGATCACGAGGCGAATACGCGGCCAACGCTCGGCCACTCGGGAAGCCAGACCAAAGCCATTCATCGAGCCCGGCATCTCGATGTCGGTGAACAGCACATCGATGTCGTTCCGGTTCTCCAGAAGAGCCCACGCCTCGTCGGCGCTGGCCGCTTCGAGGACGAGGAACCCGGCATCTTCCAGCATGTCCACAGCCATCATACGCACCAGGGCCTCGTCCTCGACGACCAGAACACGCGACAGGGAGGGGGGGCACGGACCAGGCATGTGCGGAAAACGGCGGCAACTCCGGATGGTTTCACCAATGTTAGCAATCCCGCCTATCTGACCGATACCCTCGGCCGCCCTTCACATCATCAGGCTGATTAGGTCTTGGCCGTAGGGAGTGCCATCCACCCCACGGACCTCATCACGGTGGAGGGGATGGAGCTGACGGTGGCCACGACTGAACAGCTTGCTATCCTCTCCCGCGACCTTCTGGGCGCCTACAGGGAGGTCCAGGGTGGCGTTGAGGCCGCTCAGAAGGAGCCTGAGCCTGAGCCCGTGGTGGATGATGCCGTGGCCCTGGAGGACCCCCGTAGAGAGGCCGAGTTCGCCTCCATCTGCCAGGAGGTGTCTCCCTACCTTTAGGTCTCGGCCCTGCACCAAGTGGTCACCGAAGACGCCATCAGTGAGCAGACCATCGGCCATGCGGCATCCGAGGCCAGGATTGAGCCTCACCAGATGCGAGCTCGCGTCGATGCCGTGGTGGAGGGCTTCCGGGCTCAGGCTGTCTCGACCGTGCAGGGCTACGGCTCCGACGACCCCGAGGACTTCTTCCAGTGGGCTCACGAGAACAAGCCCCGGGAGATGAAGGCCGCGATGCACCGCCACGGGATGGAGCGTGACCCCCGGGGGTGCGAACCTCTCTATCGCGAGTATGTCTCCACCATCGAGGACCGCGACCCTGAGGCCATCCTGAACGCTCAGTTCGGGTCAGGCATCACCGCCAAGCAGGTGGATGGCAAGGTCATCATCGTCTTCCCGGGTGGGAAGGAGATGTCCTTCAAGGGCGCTCTGAAGGCTGGCTTGATCAGCGTCAGGGGCGCCTCAGGAAGACACCTTACTTCCACCTACAAGACCCGCAACCCAAAGACAGCAGAACACCCAGCGGACCGTCCCTGATGCCGCTGGGTGTCTGAACCATTGGAGATGTCGATGATGATGATAACAAGCCTTCAGCATGAACCGGCCTAGATGCTGGCATGCGGCAAACGCCTCTCCAGGGCTGTCGTTCCAGCTTGTCAGTAGCATTTCCGGTATAGTGCCAGTTCAACTGCAATCGCCTCGTGCGCTATCCGATTGATTGTGGCACGTTTCTGGAGCAACTGCACGGCTTGTACTGTTACAACATCCGCCTTGCTCTCCAAGGCTGTCCCTCAGACCCTCTGGCGCTTCGCGGTCTTGAACCGCTCCCGGCCCTCCATCCCGTTCCACTCCTCCGTGAGGGCGCGGGCGTGCTGCTCCACCACGAAGGAGGCAGCCAAGGCCCATCCATCGTCGCGGTCCAGCGCGTCCCACACGCTGCCAGCCTCGAACAGGAGAGCGTTGAACTCGGCCACAGGGTCGAAGGGCTCAGGGCTGGTCATCATCCCACCAGGCGGCGCCACCACCAGGGGCGCTGTACCACGGGCTAACTCTCCGGGGCAGGCAAGGCCCTGGTCAGGCGCTCTGCCTGCTCTCGCCAGTGGTGGGTCAATTGTCGGGCAGCATCCCAGAAGCCAACCGGCATGAGACGCGGGTCATGTGAACCGCGACAGATAGGGGCTGAGTTCGAGTTCCAATTCGTCCGCCAAACCGGCAGAGTTGGCCAGCCTGAGTGCTACAGTTTCGCGCTACAGGAGAAGGGCTGGAAATGAGCTAAGTAACTGATTTATAACGCAATAGGAGGTTGGCTCGGAATGTCCCACCCCTTCCGCCAATAGTCATTCACAGTCCTGCCCGTAGGGCATAGACCACACCAAATCCCTTGCGGATCAGCGGCATGGCGGCGCATGCCGTGCACCCACATGCACCGCGCAGCACCACGATGGTAGGGTCCGGTGGGGCGAGAGATCAACCGGCTCTCGGCGCGGCGAGTCCAGACGCTGACCGAGCCAGGCCGCCACGCCGATGGCGGCGGCCTCTCCCTCGTCGTGGACGAGGGCGGCGGCAAGCGCTGGGTCTACCTCGACCGCACCGCGTCGTCAGAGAGTACATCTCCGATTACTGGCAGGCTACGAACCCGCTCATCGCCTTGGCGGAATCCGCAAGGTCTGCGGGATCAAGCTTGGCTCCTGTCGTCGTGCCCGGTTGGATTGCGATCTGGTTCGACTCTAGGAACGTCGCGAGCATCGTGCTCTTGATCGCAAAGTTGATATTCTGTGGGAAATCGCCAGAGGCAAGCGCCACCTTGAGCACGTTCAGCTTCGCCGCAACGACCCCCACAGCGTTGCCATAACTGTCTAGGAGTGGGCCACCAGAGTTACCCTGCTGAACAGGAGTAGAGATTTGGTAGTATCGGCTATCATCACCTAAGCCAGATAGGGCGGTTATGTTTCCCAGTGTGAAATTGCCAGAGCTCGCCAGGATGTCCGCATGAGGATACCCAAAAGCAGCGACAGACTCTCCTAGCCTAGTGCCCGTTCTAATCGGCGCAAATCTGCCTCCCTTGGCATCTTCGATTGCGAGGAGAGCAAGATCATTGCTGCTGTCTGTCGCAGCAACTCGCGCATTGTGCGGAGATTTGCTATCGTTCAGTTTCA
This window harbors:
- a CDS encoding response regulator, with product MPGPCPPSLSRVLVVEDEALVRMMAVDMLEDAGFLVLEAASADEAWALLENRNDIDVLFTDIEMPGSMNGFGLASRVAERWPRIRLVITSGRYRPARRDVPDHGEFLPKPYHANQVLRAFERAGTA